The Sorghum bicolor cultivar BTx623 chromosome 6, Sorghum_bicolor_NCBIv3, whole genome shotgun sequence genome contains the following window.
GGAGAGATTTAGAGATATACCcataactagagtcaaaagttATTAAGGTAGCAGAAGAACTAGAAGTCTACCAATGTCACAAAAAAGAACTAGGAGTACATGTAGTATCGAGGCTTATGATTTCTAAAAGTTTCAAGCTCTTTGAGGCTCCTCTCTCAACTATTTGACATAATTTtccttgatacaagataggaaTAAGAGAGGTCTAAATTTAATACAAGAAGACACTCCATTTCCCCCCTTCAAAATGTCTTATATAATCAATAATGCCATATTTTCGATCACAGTCTCATTAGTTACACTTCTCTTATATTTATTGTTAGAATAACACATAATCATCATAGAAGAATCCTTCATAGGCAGTATGTAAATACCTATTCCCCAAACATACAAACATATAATAAACTAATAAAGAAACTCAATTAACGTTCCTTTGTGCAGGGACATAAAttacattatttgacaaaacaTAGCAATGGGAGAGTGTAGCGGCCTCATTTTCAAACTTAAGAATTCAGCACTCTAATCCTGTGCTCCCCCATTGCTAACCTCTAGATAGCAAGGATACCCTTTAACAAATTACTCCATAGCACCTGAATTAATCATCCAAGTATCAACATAAAACAATTAAAATTACATCATACTCATAATTACCCTTTTTATCGAGCCAATCCTTAAAGTCATCATTGTCCTTCTGCACATGCACATCTTCTCAGGAACAGCCCAGTACCTGCAAAAAGCACACAAATGTAGACCAACAAGTTGTTTCAAAGTTCATGCAACGACGCCCAACTGAGGCACAAAAATCTTGCGCACTTCTGACGTCCTCCATTGGTGCAAGAATGCTTTGAGTACAGTGTAAACCTGTGGCAGTGTAGACCACGATCCTTTGCAATCACAGTAAACGTCTTTATTTCTGAGAGGGACCTGCAGTACTATTCCAGCTCCAAAACTACAATTCATTGTCTTCTATGTAGCAAGGAAGCTTGAGAAGTGAAAAGCCTACATAAAAGGGGGCCAATTCAAAAGAATGTCCTATTTTATCATAAAAGTGTTTACAGGAAAGATTGCACAAATATTAAAAGGCTGATCTGCACTCAGTGTCATGCTAATAGCCTTGCCTTATGGAGATAGATTGATGATCGAGGTATTTTTCAAGTAATACAGCTTTCCACCAACCAGGACTACAGCTCATGCCTTCAAAATCCTATGACTATTATATTCTACCTGAATCTGAGTTTTCAAGCTACCTCCCTATATCACCACAATTGAAGGCAGCATATTATGAATAGTGAACATTGAGCTTTGTAGGCTTGCAAGATTTGACCAAACCTTCACTACTGAAAGATCTATTATGCCAGCATGTCCAAAGAGCTCATTTAGAATCTAAGGTAGTTGCAGGATCGTCAACAGTGGAATGTTCGTTGCTGATTTTCTCAGAAGCAACTCCCTCACGGTTCTTGAATAAAGCAACATGCTTCTTGTAATCTTCAAGCTCCTTCTCTAGCTTCTCAATAAACTGGCTGGTATGCTCAAGGGATTGTAGATATCTATATTTCTCTAAGGCCTATGGTGgaccaaaaaaaaatcatcattACATAAAGGCCTAAATAAAACTGAGTAAATCAGACTGAtgttgatgtatatatataaaagaaacaTCAGGTATATCTGGACATCAAGCTGCAGAGTTTACTGTAGCACAAAAACTAGCTTTAGTTACCTTCTGCTTTGAAAGAGTATCTGGAGGTGACATCACCTGTGGTTGCACATAGTTCTTCCCCCGATAAAACATAATTGTATTATTGGGTTTAATATCAATGATTGTGCCTTTGCTGAGCCTTGTTAATTCCTCAGCATACTCGTAAACTTGTCCAGGTCGACAAGGCTTGCAAACCACCTTCACAGTCTCATGATTCTTCCAATGGAGGTGCATGTTGAGAACCACACCACCAAAAACCCCTCTCCTCCCAACAGGAAcataattcttcttcttctccccagtTCGCTTGAGATAAAACTTCTCCTCCTCAGTAAGAATCTCAGGGTCATGAACTGGCTCCGGTGTCCTCGGGACATCATACTTCCTCAGCTTCTCAATCAACCATTCCTCCTTCCTCTTAGCCTAA
Protein-coding sequences here:
- the LOC8073672 gene encoding uncharacterized CRM domain-containing protein At3g25440, chloroplastic; the encoded protein is MAALVPWILRRRPVRSATSLVSIRDSWHRMCGSSSSSPAASFECLWGWFGPEEHRRRWRPWFQQPVRCGSTGITLDTDGKFARFGVGDTGVAKQKGRQQSPPKKKMSRKAKVNQLKWYRLKAKKKMKSPNPEVRIRYKLEKAKRKEEWLIEKLRKYDVPRTPEPVHDPEILTEEEKFYLKRTGEKKKNYVPVGRRGVFGGVVLNMHLHWKNHETVKVVCKPCRPGQVYEYAEELTRLSKGTIIDIKPNNTIMFYRGKNYVQPQVMSPPDTLSKQKALEKYRYLQSLEHTSQFIEKLEKELEDYKKHVALFKNREGVASEKISNEHSTVDDPATTLDSK